From a single Glycine soja cultivar W05 chromosome 19, ASM419377v2, whole genome shotgun sequence genomic region:
- the LOC114398073 gene encoding U-box domain-containing protein 3-like isoform X1, with translation MHIAGQINTSSVKCLVNSISRFMHLVCCQAVKPMPLQKNCNNMVGVLKRLKPVLDDIVDFKIPLDENLHRECEELDMQVNEAREFIEKLGPKMSRIHSVLQSGELLIKLQNSSYKICHMIVKSLKAPASVLVLGNLQQYMQELQCLKKEPAMVYIEEALRNQRDNIEPCYDSLKEIIGLLKLTSNQELLKESIAVEKERSNAEVNKTKGNLDEINQIVNLVCNLRDYVMKFECPEVKSGVSIPPYFRCPLSLELMSDPVIVASGQTYERQSIQKWLDHGLTVCPNTHHRLVHTNLIPNYTVKAMIANWCEENNVKLPCNSKQSNSTRISSPSDHLLHQDLDRQCSFQSSDSSNSYSNQTANAFEKQKDDNSFGSGRGSHRSRNGQTEKFEQQSPAPSCSNRRSESFSSSISSTDYVLPVSKEVSVISNKHHNVELSGEITNGCPASPAYKESVIYPWLSGKQFHSPGSKIGRMEDENKYESNNNIITSHSKVASHPVSNLGSDELITTSHVHELIEDLQSQSNETRTAAAEQLRFCTKHNMENRIIVGQCGAIMPLLSLLYSDMKITQEHAVTALLNLSINEGNKALIMEAGAIEPLIHLLEKGNDGAKENSAAALFSLSVIDNNKAKIGRSGAVKALVGLLASGTLRGKKDAATALFNLSIFHENKARIVQAGAVKFLVLLLDPTDKMVDKAVALLANLSTIAEGRIEIAREGGIPSLVEIVESGSQRGKENAASILLQMCLHSQKFCTLVLQEGAVPPLVALSQSGTPRAKEKMQAQQLLSHFRNQREGATGKGKS, from the exons CAGGTCAAATAAATACATCTTCAGTGAAATGTCTTGTCAACAGCATTTCTCGATTCATGCATCTAGTTTGTTGTCAAGCAGTGAAACCTATGCCCCTTCAGAAGAACTGTAATAATATGGTTGGTGTGTTAAAGCGGTTGAAACCAGTGCTCGATGATATTGTGGATTTCAAAATCCCTTTGGATGAAAATTTGCATAGAGAATGTGAAGAATTGGATATGCAGGTTAATGAAGCTAGGGAGTTCATTGAAAAATTGGGCCCAAAGATGAGCAGGATTCACAGT GTTCTTCAAAGTGGGGAATTGTTGATCAAGTTACAGAACTCTTCATATAAGATTTGTCACATGATAGTTAAATCCCTAAAGGCACCTGCAtctgttttggttttgggtAATCTTCAG CAATATATGCAGGAACTTCAGTGTCTTAAGAAGGAACCTGCAATGGTCTATATAGAAGAAGCACTGAGAAATCAAAGGGACAATATTGAACCTTGCTATGATTCTCTAAAGGAAATTATAGGGTTACTCAAATTGACGTCAAACCAGGAGCTCCTGAAAGAAAGTATTGCTGTGGAAAAGGAAAGGTCAAATGCTGAAGTCAATAAAACAAAAGGGAACCTGGATGAAATTAACCAAATTGTGAATCTTGTGTGCAATTTGCGTGATTATGTGATGAAATTTGAGTGCCCTGAAGTCAAAAGTGGTGTTTCAATTCCCCCATATTTTCGATGTCCTTTATCATTAGAACTCATGTCAGATCCTGTTATTGTGGCTTCAGGTCAAACATATGAAAGGCAATCCATTCAAAAGTGGCTTGATCATGGGCTAACTGTTTGTCCCAACACTCATCACAGACTTGTCCATACAAATCTCATTCCCAATTATACTGTTAAAGCTATGATAGCAAATTGGTGTGAGGAAAATAATGTCAAACTTCCCTGTAACTCTAAGCAAAGTAATTCAACTCGTATTTCATCCCCCTCAGATCATTTATTACATCAAGATTTAGATCGTCAGTGTAGCTTTCAGTCTTCAGATAGTAGCAATTCCTATTCAAATCAAACTGCAAATGCATTTGAGAAGCAAAAGGATGATAACTCTTTTGGATCAGGCAGGGGATCCCATAGAAGCCGGAATGGACAGACAGAAAAGTTTGAGCAACAATCCCCTGCACCTTCATGTAGTAACCGCAGAAGTGAATCATTTTCAAGTTCTATTTCTAGTACTGATTATGTACTTCCTGTTTCAAAAGAGGTGTCAGTCATATCCAATAAGCATCACAATGTGGAGTTGTCTGGAGAGATTACTAATGGGTGTCCTGCTTCTCCTGCATATAAAGAATCAGTGATTTATCCTTGGTTATCTGGAAAGCAATTTCATAGCCCTGGATCAAAAATTGGAAGGATGGAGGATGAAAATAAGTATGAGAgtaacaataatattattactaGTCATTCAAAAGTTGCTTCCCATCCTGTTTCCAACTTAGGATCTGATGAATTGATCACCACATCCCATGTCCATGAGTTGATTGAAGATCTCCAGAGTCAATCGAATGAAACACGAACTGCTGCTGCAGAACAATTGAGGTTCTGTACCAAGCATAACATGGAGAACCGCATCATTGTAGGGCAGTGTGGGGCTATTATGCCTTTACTTTCACTGCTATATTCAGACATGAAGATAACACAAGAGCATGCTGTGACAGCTCTACTGAATTTGTCAATCAATGAAGGAAACAAGGCCTTGATTATGGAAGCAGGGGCCATAGAACCACTTATCCATCTTTTGGAGAAAGGGAATGATGGTGCAAAGGAGAATTCTGCTGCTGCTCTGTTCAGCCTCTCTGTAATAGATAACAATAAGGCAAAAATTGGCCGTTCTGGTGCTGTTAAAGCTTTGGTGGGTCTTCTAGCCTCAGGAACTCTTAGGGGAAAGAAGGATGCTGCCACTGCTTTATTCAACCTATCAATATTCCATGAGAATAAAGCTCGTATAGTTCAAGCTGGAGCCGTGAAGTTTCTGGTTCTGCTATTGGATCCTACTGATAAAATGGTTGACAAGGCTGTTGCTCTTTTGGCAAACCTGTCAACAATTGCAGAGGGCCGAATAGAAATTGCAAGGGAAGGGGGCATTCCCTCACTTGTTGAAATTGTTGAATCAGGTTCTCAGAGGGGAAAGGAAAATGCTGCTTCCATCCTCTTGCAAATGTGTCTTCATAGTCAAAAGTTTTGTACCCTGGTTCTCCAAGAAGGAGCTGTACCTCCCCTAGTTGCATTATCTCAGTCCGGTACTCCAAGAGCTAAGGAAAAG ATGCAGGCACAACAGCTTCTGAGTCATTTTCGTAATCAGCGTGAAGGAGCCACGGGGAAGGGGAAATCATGA
- the LOC114398073 gene encoding U-box domain-containing protein 3-like isoform X3, producing MHIAGQINTSSVKCLVNSISRFMHLVCCQAVKPMPLQKNCNNMVGVLKRLKPVLDDIVDFKIPLDENLHRECEELDMQVNEAREFIEKLGPKMSRIHSVLQSGELLIKLQNSSYKICHMIVKSLKAPASVLVLGNLQQYMQELQCLKKEPAMVYIEEALRNQRDNIEPCYDSLKEIIGLLKLTSNQELLKESIAVEKERSNAEVNKTKGNLDEINQIVNLVCNLRDYVMKFECPEVKSGVSIPPYFRCPLSLELMSDPVIVASGQTYERQSIQKWLDHGLTVCPNTHHRLVHTNLIPNYTVKAMIANWCEENNVKLPCNSKQSNSTRISSPSDHLLHQDLDRQCSFQSSDSSNSYSNQTANAFEKQKDDNSFGSGRGSHRSRNGQTEKFEQQSPAPSCSNRRSESFSSSISSTDYVLPVSKEVSVISNKHHNVELSGEITNGCPASPAYKESVIYPWLSGKQFHSPGSKIGRMEDENKYESNNNIITSHSKVASHPVSNLGSDELITTSHVHELIEDLQSQSNETRTAAAEQLRFCTKHNMENRIIVGQCGAIMPLLSLLYSDMKITQEHAVTALLNLSINEGNKALIMEAGAIEPLIHLLEKGNDGAKENSAAALFSLSVIDNNKAKIGRSGAVKALVGLLASGTLRGKKDAATALFNLSIFHENKARIVQAGAVKFLVLLLDPTDKMVDKAVALLANLSTIAEGRIEIAREGGIPSLVEIVESGSQRGKENAASILLQMCLHSQKFCTLVLQEGAVPPLVALSQSGTPRAKEKAQQLLSHFRNQREGATGKGKS from the exons CAGGTCAAATAAATACATCTTCAGTGAAATGTCTTGTCAACAGCATTTCTCGATTCATGCATCTAGTTTGTTGTCAAGCAGTGAAACCTATGCCCCTTCAGAAGAACTGTAATAATATGGTTGGTGTGTTAAAGCGGTTGAAACCAGTGCTCGATGATATTGTGGATTTCAAAATCCCTTTGGATGAAAATTTGCATAGAGAATGTGAAGAATTGGATATGCAGGTTAATGAAGCTAGGGAGTTCATTGAAAAATTGGGCCCAAAGATGAGCAGGATTCACAGT GTTCTTCAAAGTGGGGAATTGTTGATCAAGTTACAGAACTCTTCATATAAGATTTGTCACATGATAGTTAAATCCCTAAAGGCACCTGCAtctgttttggttttgggtAATCTTCAG CAATATATGCAGGAACTTCAGTGTCTTAAGAAGGAACCTGCAATGGTCTATATAGAAGAAGCACTGAGAAATCAAAGGGACAATATTGAACCTTGCTATGATTCTCTAAAGGAAATTATAGGGTTACTCAAATTGACGTCAAACCAGGAGCTCCTGAAAGAAAGTATTGCTGTGGAAAAGGAAAGGTCAAATGCTGAAGTCAATAAAACAAAAGGGAACCTGGATGAAATTAACCAAATTGTGAATCTTGTGTGCAATTTGCGTGATTATGTGATGAAATTTGAGTGCCCTGAAGTCAAAAGTGGTGTTTCAATTCCCCCATATTTTCGATGTCCTTTATCATTAGAACTCATGTCAGATCCTGTTATTGTGGCTTCAGGTCAAACATATGAAAGGCAATCCATTCAAAAGTGGCTTGATCATGGGCTAACTGTTTGTCCCAACACTCATCACAGACTTGTCCATACAAATCTCATTCCCAATTATACTGTTAAAGCTATGATAGCAAATTGGTGTGAGGAAAATAATGTCAAACTTCCCTGTAACTCTAAGCAAAGTAATTCAACTCGTATTTCATCCCCCTCAGATCATTTATTACATCAAGATTTAGATCGTCAGTGTAGCTTTCAGTCTTCAGATAGTAGCAATTCCTATTCAAATCAAACTGCAAATGCATTTGAGAAGCAAAAGGATGATAACTCTTTTGGATCAGGCAGGGGATCCCATAGAAGCCGGAATGGACAGACAGAAAAGTTTGAGCAACAATCCCCTGCACCTTCATGTAGTAACCGCAGAAGTGAATCATTTTCAAGTTCTATTTCTAGTACTGATTATGTACTTCCTGTTTCAAAAGAGGTGTCAGTCATATCCAATAAGCATCACAATGTGGAGTTGTCTGGAGAGATTACTAATGGGTGTCCTGCTTCTCCTGCATATAAAGAATCAGTGATTTATCCTTGGTTATCTGGAAAGCAATTTCATAGCCCTGGATCAAAAATTGGAAGGATGGAGGATGAAAATAAGTATGAGAgtaacaataatattattactaGTCATTCAAAAGTTGCTTCCCATCCTGTTTCCAACTTAGGATCTGATGAATTGATCACCACATCCCATGTCCATGAGTTGATTGAAGATCTCCAGAGTCAATCGAATGAAACACGAACTGCTGCTGCAGAACAATTGAGGTTCTGTACCAAGCATAACATGGAGAACCGCATCATTGTAGGGCAGTGTGGGGCTATTATGCCTTTACTTTCACTGCTATATTCAGACATGAAGATAACACAAGAGCATGCTGTGACAGCTCTACTGAATTTGTCAATCAATGAAGGAAACAAGGCCTTGATTATGGAAGCAGGGGCCATAGAACCACTTATCCATCTTTTGGAGAAAGGGAATGATGGTGCAAAGGAGAATTCTGCTGCTGCTCTGTTCAGCCTCTCTGTAATAGATAACAATAAGGCAAAAATTGGCCGTTCTGGTGCTGTTAAAGCTTTGGTGGGTCTTCTAGCCTCAGGAACTCTTAGGGGAAAGAAGGATGCTGCCACTGCTTTATTCAACCTATCAATATTCCATGAGAATAAAGCTCGTATAGTTCAAGCTGGAGCCGTGAAGTTTCTGGTTCTGCTATTGGATCCTACTGATAAAATGGTTGACAAGGCTGTTGCTCTTTTGGCAAACCTGTCAACAATTGCAGAGGGCCGAATAGAAATTGCAAGGGAAGGGGGCATTCCCTCACTTGTTGAAATTGTTGAATCAGGTTCTCAGAGGGGAAAGGAAAATGCTGCTTCCATCCTCTTGCAAATGTGTCTTCATAGTCAAAAGTTTTGTACCCTGGTTCTCCAAGAAGGAGCTGTACCTCCCCTAGTTGCATTATCTCAGTCCGGTACTCCAAGAGCTAAGGAAAAG GCACAACAGCTTCTGAGTCATTTTCGTAATCAGCGTGAAGGAGCCACGGGGAAGGGGAAATCATGA
- the LOC114398073 gene encoding U-box domain-containing protein 3-like isoform X2, with product MHIGQINTSSVKCLVNSISRFMHLVCCQAVKPMPLQKNCNNMVGVLKRLKPVLDDIVDFKIPLDENLHRECEELDMQVNEAREFIEKLGPKMSRIHSVLQSGELLIKLQNSSYKICHMIVKSLKAPASVLVLGNLQQYMQELQCLKKEPAMVYIEEALRNQRDNIEPCYDSLKEIIGLLKLTSNQELLKESIAVEKERSNAEVNKTKGNLDEINQIVNLVCNLRDYVMKFECPEVKSGVSIPPYFRCPLSLELMSDPVIVASGQTYERQSIQKWLDHGLTVCPNTHHRLVHTNLIPNYTVKAMIANWCEENNVKLPCNSKQSNSTRISSPSDHLLHQDLDRQCSFQSSDSSNSYSNQTANAFEKQKDDNSFGSGRGSHRSRNGQTEKFEQQSPAPSCSNRRSESFSSSISSTDYVLPVSKEVSVISNKHHNVELSGEITNGCPASPAYKESVIYPWLSGKQFHSPGSKIGRMEDENKYESNNNIITSHSKVASHPVSNLGSDELITTSHVHELIEDLQSQSNETRTAAAEQLRFCTKHNMENRIIVGQCGAIMPLLSLLYSDMKITQEHAVTALLNLSINEGNKALIMEAGAIEPLIHLLEKGNDGAKENSAAALFSLSVIDNNKAKIGRSGAVKALVGLLASGTLRGKKDAATALFNLSIFHENKARIVQAGAVKFLVLLLDPTDKMVDKAVALLANLSTIAEGRIEIAREGGIPSLVEIVESGSQRGKENAASILLQMCLHSQKFCTLVLQEGAVPPLVALSQSGTPRAKEKMQAQQLLSHFRNQREGATGKGKS from the exons GTCAAATAAATACATCTTCAGTGAAATGTCTTGTCAACAGCATTTCTCGATTCATGCATCTAGTTTGTTGTCAAGCAGTGAAACCTATGCCCCTTCAGAAGAACTGTAATAATATGGTTGGTGTGTTAAAGCGGTTGAAACCAGTGCTCGATGATATTGTGGATTTCAAAATCCCTTTGGATGAAAATTTGCATAGAGAATGTGAAGAATTGGATATGCAGGTTAATGAAGCTAGGGAGTTCATTGAAAAATTGGGCCCAAAGATGAGCAGGATTCACAGT GTTCTTCAAAGTGGGGAATTGTTGATCAAGTTACAGAACTCTTCATATAAGATTTGTCACATGATAGTTAAATCCCTAAAGGCACCTGCAtctgttttggttttgggtAATCTTCAG CAATATATGCAGGAACTTCAGTGTCTTAAGAAGGAACCTGCAATGGTCTATATAGAAGAAGCACTGAGAAATCAAAGGGACAATATTGAACCTTGCTATGATTCTCTAAAGGAAATTATAGGGTTACTCAAATTGACGTCAAACCAGGAGCTCCTGAAAGAAAGTATTGCTGTGGAAAAGGAAAGGTCAAATGCTGAAGTCAATAAAACAAAAGGGAACCTGGATGAAATTAACCAAATTGTGAATCTTGTGTGCAATTTGCGTGATTATGTGATGAAATTTGAGTGCCCTGAAGTCAAAAGTGGTGTTTCAATTCCCCCATATTTTCGATGTCCTTTATCATTAGAACTCATGTCAGATCCTGTTATTGTGGCTTCAGGTCAAACATATGAAAGGCAATCCATTCAAAAGTGGCTTGATCATGGGCTAACTGTTTGTCCCAACACTCATCACAGACTTGTCCATACAAATCTCATTCCCAATTATACTGTTAAAGCTATGATAGCAAATTGGTGTGAGGAAAATAATGTCAAACTTCCCTGTAACTCTAAGCAAAGTAATTCAACTCGTATTTCATCCCCCTCAGATCATTTATTACATCAAGATTTAGATCGTCAGTGTAGCTTTCAGTCTTCAGATAGTAGCAATTCCTATTCAAATCAAACTGCAAATGCATTTGAGAAGCAAAAGGATGATAACTCTTTTGGATCAGGCAGGGGATCCCATAGAAGCCGGAATGGACAGACAGAAAAGTTTGAGCAACAATCCCCTGCACCTTCATGTAGTAACCGCAGAAGTGAATCATTTTCAAGTTCTATTTCTAGTACTGATTATGTACTTCCTGTTTCAAAAGAGGTGTCAGTCATATCCAATAAGCATCACAATGTGGAGTTGTCTGGAGAGATTACTAATGGGTGTCCTGCTTCTCCTGCATATAAAGAATCAGTGATTTATCCTTGGTTATCTGGAAAGCAATTTCATAGCCCTGGATCAAAAATTGGAAGGATGGAGGATGAAAATAAGTATGAGAgtaacaataatattattactaGTCATTCAAAAGTTGCTTCCCATCCTGTTTCCAACTTAGGATCTGATGAATTGATCACCACATCCCATGTCCATGAGTTGATTGAAGATCTCCAGAGTCAATCGAATGAAACACGAACTGCTGCTGCAGAACAATTGAGGTTCTGTACCAAGCATAACATGGAGAACCGCATCATTGTAGGGCAGTGTGGGGCTATTATGCCTTTACTTTCACTGCTATATTCAGACATGAAGATAACACAAGAGCATGCTGTGACAGCTCTACTGAATTTGTCAATCAATGAAGGAAACAAGGCCTTGATTATGGAAGCAGGGGCCATAGAACCACTTATCCATCTTTTGGAGAAAGGGAATGATGGTGCAAAGGAGAATTCTGCTGCTGCTCTGTTCAGCCTCTCTGTAATAGATAACAATAAGGCAAAAATTGGCCGTTCTGGTGCTGTTAAAGCTTTGGTGGGTCTTCTAGCCTCAGGAACTCTTAGGGGAAAGAAGGATGCTGCCACTGCTTTATTCAACCTATCAATATTCCATGAGAATAAAGCTCGTATAGTTCAAGCTGGAGCCGTGAAGTTTCTGGTTCTGCTATTGGATCCTACTGATAAAATGGTTGACAAGGCTGTTGCTCTTTTGGCAAACCTGTCAACAATTGCAGAGGGCCGAATAGAAATTGCAAGGGAAGGGGGCATTCCCTCACTTGTTGAAATTGTTGAATCAGGTTCTCAGAGGGGAAAGGAAAATGCTGCTTCCATCCTCTTGCAAATGTGTCTTCATAGTCAAAAGTTTTGTACCCTGGTTCTCCAAGAAGGAGCTGTACCTCCCCTAGTTGCATTATCTCAGTCCGGTACTCCAAGAGCTAAGGAAAAG ATGCAGGCACAACAGCTTCTGAGTCATTTTCGTAATCAGCGTGAAGGAGCCACGGGGAAGGGGAAATCATGA
- the LOC114398073 gene encoding U-box domain-containing protein 3-like isoform X4, whose product MHIGQINTSSVKCLVNSISRFMHLVCCQAVKPMPLQKNCNNMVGVLKRLKPVLDDIVDFKIPLDENLHRECEELDMQVNEAREFIEKLGPKMSRIHSVLQSGELLIKLQNSSYKICHMIVKSLKAPASVLVLGNLQQYMQELQCLKKEPAMVYIEEALRNQRDNIEPCYDSLKEIIGLLKLTSNQELLKESIAVEKERSNAEVNKTKGNLDEINQIVNLVCNLRDYVMKFECPEVKSGVSIPPYFRCPLSLELMSDPVIVASGQTYERQSIQKWLDHGLTVCPNTHHRLVHTNLIPNYTVKAMIANWCEENNVKLPCNSKQSNSTRISSPSDHLLHQDLDRQCSFQSSDSSNSYSNQTANAFEKQKDDNSFGSGRGSHRSRNGQTEKFEQQSPAPSCSNRRSESFSSSISSTDYVLPVSKEVSVISNKHHNVELSGEITNGCPASPAYKESVIYPWLSGKQFHSPGSKIGRMEDENKYESNNNIITSHSKVASHPVSNLGSDELITTSHVHELIEDLQSQSNETRTAAAEQLRFCTKHNMENRIIVGQCGAIMPLLSLLYSDMKITQEHAVTALLNLSINEGNKALIMEAGAIEPLIHLLEKGNDGAKENSAAALFSLSVIDNNKAKIGRSGAVKALVGLLASGTLRGKKDAATALFNLSIFHENKARIVQAGAVKFLVLLLDPTDKMVDKAVALLANLSTIAEGRIEIAREGGIPSLVEIVESGSQRGKENAASILLQMCLHSQKFCTLVLQEGAVPPLVALSQSGTPRAKEKAQQLLSHFRNQREGATGKGKS is encoded by the exons GTCAAATAAATACATCTTCAGTGAAATGTCTTGTCAACAGCATTTCTCGATTCATGCATCTAGTTTGTTGTCAAGCAGTGAAACCTATGCCCCTTCAGAAGAACTGTAATAATATGGTTGGTGTGTTAAAGCGGTTGAAACCAGTGCTCGATGATATTGTGGATTTCAAAATCCCTTTGGATGAAAATTTGCATAGAGAATGTGAAGAATTGGATATGCAGGTTAATGAAGCTAGGGAGTTCATTGAAAAATTGGGCCCAAAGATGAGCAGGATTCACAGT GTTCTTCAAAGTGGGGAATTGTTGATCAAGTTACAGAACTCTTCATATAAGATTTGTCACATGATAGTTAAATCCCTAAAGGCACCTGCAtctgttttggttttgggtAATCTTCAG CAATATATGCAGGAACTTCAGTGTCTTAAGAAGGAACCTGCAATGGTCTATATAGAAGAAGCACTGAGAAATCAAAGGGACAATATTGAACCTTGCTATGATTCTCTAAAGGAAATTATAGGGTTACTCAAATTGACGTCAAACCAGGAGCTCCTGAAAGAAAGTATTGCTGTGGAAAAGGAAAGGTCAAATGCTGAAGTCAATAAAACAAAAGGGAACCTGGATGAAATTAACCAAATTGTGAATCTTGTGTGCAATTTGCGTGATTATGTGATGAAATTTGAGTGCCCTGAAGTCAAAAGTGGTGTTTCAATTCCCCCATATTTTCGATGTCCTTTATCATTAGAACTCATGTCAGATCCTGTTATTGTGGCTTCAGGTCAAACATATGAAAGGCAATCCATTCAAAAGTGGCTTGATCATGGGCTAACTGTTTGTCCCAACACTCATCACAGACTTGTCCATACAAATCTCATTCCCAATTATACTGTTAAAGCTATGATAGCAAATTGGTGTGAGGAAAATAATGTCAAACTTCCCTGTAACTCTAAGCAAAGTAATTCAACTCGTATTTCATCCCCCTCAGATCATTTATTACATCAAGATTTAGATCGTCAGTGTAGCTTTCAGTCTTCAGATAGTAGCAATTCCTATTCAAATCAAACTGCAAATGCATTTGAGAAGCAAAAGGATGATAACTCTTTTGGATCAGGCAGGGGATCCCATAGAAGCCGGAATGGACAGACAGAAAAGTTTGAGCAACAATCCCCTGCACCTTCATGTAGTAACCGCAGAAGTGAATCATTTTCAAGTTCTATTTCTAGTACTGATTATGTACTTCCTGTTTCAAAAGAGGTGTCAGTCATATCCAATAAGCATCACAATGTGGAGTTGTCTGGAGAGATTACTAATGGGTGTCCTGCTTCTCCTGCATATAAAGAATCAGTGATTTATCCTTGGTTATCTGGAAAGCAATTTCATAGCCCTGGATCAAAAATTGGAAGGATGGAGGATGAAAATAAGTATGAGAgtaacaataatattattactaGTCATTCAAAAGTTGCTTCCCATCCTGTTTCCAACTTAGGATCTGATGAATTGATCACCACATCCCATGTCCATGAGTTGATTGAAGATCTCCAGAGTCAATCGAATGAAACACGAACTGCTGCTGCAGAACAATTGAGGTTCTGTACCAAGCATAACATGGAGAACCGCATCATTGTAGGGCAGTGTGGGGCTATTATGCCTTTACTTTCACTGCTATATTCAGACATGAAGATAACACAAGAGCATGCTGTGACAGCTCTACTGAATTTGTCAATCAATGAAGGAAACAAGGCCTTGATTATGGAAGCAGGGGCCATAGAACCACTTATCCATCTTTTGGAGAAAGGGAATGATGGTGCAAAGGAGAATTCTGCTGCTGCTCTGTTCAGCCTCTCTGTAATAGATAACAATAAGGCAAAAATTGGCCGTTCTGGTGCTGTTAAAGCTTTGGTGGGTCTTCTAGCCTCAGGAACTCTTAGGGGAAAGAAGGATGCTGCCACTGCTTTATTCAACCTATCAATATTCCATGAGAATAAAGCTCGTATAGTTCAAGCTGGAGCCGTGAAGTTTCTGGTTCTGCTATTGGATCCTACTGATAAAATGGTTGACAAGGCTGTTGCTCTTTTGGCAAACCTGTCAACAATTGCAGAGGGCCGAATAGAAATTGCAAGGGAAGGGGGCATTCCCTCACTTGTTGAAATTGTTGAATCAGGTTCTCAGAGGGGAAAGGAAAATGCTGCTTCCATCCTCTTGCAAATGTGTCTTCATAGTCAAAAGTTTTGTACCCTGGTTCTCCAAGAAGGAGCTGTACCTCCCCTAGTTGCATTATCTCAGTCCGGTACTCCAAGAGCTAAGGAAAAG GCACAACAGCTTCTGAGTCATTTTCGTAATCAGCGTGAAGGAGCCACGGGGAAGGGGAAATCATGA